Genomic segment of Microbacterium hydrocarbonoxydans:
AAGCACGACACAGCCCTGTCGCACATCGCGATCGCCGTGATGGTGAACTTCCGCTGGACCGGCTACAACGCGCTCATCCTCCTCGCCGCGATGCAGGCCGTGCCGCGCGACCTCTACGAGTCCGCTGCCCTCGACGGCGCGGGCGCCGCGCGCCGGTTCTTCTCGATCACGATCCCCACGATCCGCCCGACCCTGATCTTCGTGATCATCACCGCGACGATCGGCGGTCTGCAGATCTTCGCGGAGCCGCGTCTGTTCGACGTCTCGACCGCGGGCGGCATCGGCGGCAGCGACCGGCAGTTCCAGACGACCGTGCTGTTCCTGTGGGAGCTCGCCTTCTTCCGACGAGACCTCGGCGAAGCATCCGCCGTGGCGATCCTGCTGTTCCTGCTGATCGTCGGCATCGGAGTGATCAACTTCCTGATCTCCCGACGGATCTCGACCGGGGATGCTCCCAAGAATCGCGCCGCACGCAGACGAGCCCGCACGGCCGGTGCCCGCACGGCCGGTGACCCGGTCGCGACGGCCGCCGCCGGAACGACGATCGCCACCACGACCGAGGAGAATGCGCGATGACCGCCACCCAGGCGCTGAGCGTCCCCGAGAAGATCCGTCGGCGCCGAGGCGCCGTCGGCAATGCCGGAATCGGCAGCCGTCCCGGCTTCCTGACCTACGGTCTGCTCGCCGCGTTCATCATCGGCAGCGTCTACCCGCTGTGGTGGTCGGTCGTCGTGGCGAGCGGCACCAACGCCACCCGCGGCGAGACCCTGCCGCTGATCCCCGGCGGCAACTTCTTCGCGAACGCCGCGAAGGTGTTCGACGCGATCCCGTTCTGGCTCGCGCTGGGCAACTCGTTCCTCATCTCGGCGATCATCACTGTCTCGGTCGTCACGTTCTCGACCCTCGCCGGCTACGCCTTCGCCAAGCTGCGCTTCAAGGGCCGCGACGGCCTGATGATCTTCGTGATCGCGACCATGGCGATCCCGACGCAGCTCGGCATCATCCCGTTGTTCATGCTGATGCGCGAGCTCGGCTGGACGGGGTCGATCGGCGCGGTCATCGTGCCGACCCTGGTCACCGCGTTCGGCGTCTTCTTCATGCGTCAGTATCTGGTCGACGTGATCCCCGACGAGCTGATCGAGGCGGCGCGGATGGACGGCGCGAACCAGTTCCGCACCTTCCTGACCGTCGGCATCCCTGCCGCTCGACCGGCCATGGCGATCCTCGGACTCTTCACCTTCATGACGGCGTGGACCGACTACCTATGGCCGCTGATCGTGCTCTCCCCGCAGAACCCGACGCTGCAGACGGCGCTCAGCCAGCTGCAGTCCGGCTACTACATCGACTACTCCATCGTGCTCGCCGGTGCCGTGCTCGCGACCCTTCCGCTGCTCGTCCTGTTCGTCGTGGCGGGCCGGCAGCTGGTCAGTGGCATCATGGCCGGCGCGGTGAAAGGATGACCCCTATGACCCGCGCCTTCCCCGAGAACTTCCTGTTCGGCGCCGCGACAGCGGCGTACCAGATCGAAGGGGCGGCTTTCGAAGACGGGCGCACCGCGTCGATCTGGGACGCCTTCAGCCGCGAGCCGGGTGCCGTCATCGGCGGCGACAACGGCGACGTGGCGTGCGATCACTATCACCGCTACCCGCAGGACGTCGCGCTCATGAAGGAGCTCGGTCTGCAGACGTACCGCTTCTCGACCTCATGGTCGCGCGTGCGGCCCGACGGCGGCGCGGTCAATGCGAAGGGCGTCGACTTCTACGAGCGCCTGGTCGACGAGCTGCTCGCGAACGACATCCTGCCCTGGCTCACGCTCTATCACTGGGACATGCCGCAGGCGCTGCAGGGGACGGGCGGGTGGACCAACCGCGACACCGTCGGCCGCTTCCTCGAGTACGCGGGCACGATGCACGATGCCCTGGGTGATCGCGTCAACGTGTGGACGACGCTGAACGAGCCCTGGTGCTCGTCGTTCCTCTCCTACACGGGCGGCGAGCATGCGCCCGGCCACACCAGCGTCGCCGAGGGGCTGCTCTCGGCGCACCACCTGCTGCTCGCGCACGGCGAGACGGTGCGTGAGCTGCGCGGTCGTGATGCCGACCTCAACCTCGGCATCACGCTGAACCACACGGTCGCAGACCCCGCCGACCCGACCAACCCGGCCGACATCGATGCCGCGCGACGCATCGACGGCCAGTTCAACCGCTGGTTCCTCGACCCGATCTACCGCGGCGTGTACCCCGACGACATCATCAGGGACATCAGAGCGGTGGATGCCGACGCGGTGGCGCGCTTCACGGAGGCGGTGCACGACGGCGACCTCGACGTGATCTCGCAGCGCATCGACACGCAGGGCGTCAACTACTATCACGGCGACTTCATCTCAGGCACGGCTCCGAGCGCGGACCGCACCCCGGTCAGCGGCGGTCCTGCCACGGACCGGCCCGGTCGTAGCCCCTACCCGTCGAGCGACGGCATCCACTCGGTCGAGCGCGGGCTGCCGCGCACCGCGCAGAACTGGGAGGTGCAGCCCGAGGGGCTCACCCGCCTGCTGCAGCGCGTGTGGACCGAGTACGCCGAGCCCGCGGGGACCGTGCTCTACATGACCGAGAACGGCGCGGCCTACGACGACGTCGCGGTCGTCGAAGACGGCGAGACGCGTGTGCATGACGCCGACCGCACCGAGTTCCTGCGACTGCACCTCGCCGCCGTGCTCGACGCGGCGGATGCCGGGGTCGACGTGCGCGGCTACTTCTACTGGTCGATGTTCGACAACTTCGAATGGGCCTGGGGCTACGACAAGCGCTTCGGGATCGTGCGCGTCGACTACGACACCCAGGAGCGGTCTCTCAAGGACTCCGGCCGGGAGTACGCTCGCATCATCGCCGCTCGCTCGCTCTGACGCCGGGCGGCGGCACCAGGGAGCATCCGGCTTCGCGGCCGGACGGAGGGAGAGCTGTGTCGTCACGAGCGACCATCGAAGAGGTGGCATCGGCCGCCGGCGTCTCACGATCGACCGTCTCGCGTGTGGTGAACGGCTCGACGGCGGTGAGTCCCGAGGCGCTCGTGGCCGTGCAGCGCGCGATCGAGGACCTCAGCTATGTGCCGAACCGTGCGGCTCGCTCGCTCGCGTCGAAGCAGACGCACGCGATCGCGCTGATCGTTCCTGAAGACACCACGCGCTTCTTCGGAGACCCCTTCTTCGCCGAGATCGTCGCCGGGATCACCGGAGCGCTCCGGCGCTCCGACTACCTGCTGAACCTGCTCATCGCCAGTGACGACCCCGGCGACAAGATGACGAGCTTCGTGCGCAACGGCGGCGTCGACGGGGCGCTCATCGTGTCGCACCACACCAGCGACGCGTTCATCGATCGGGTGGCAGACGCGGTGCCGGTCGTCTGGGGTGGCCGCCCGACCCGGTTCCGTGACGGCGACTACGTCGTCGATGTCGACAACGTCGCGGGCGCGCGCACAGCGACGACCCATCTGATCGAGCGAGGGCGTCGGCGCATTGCGACGATCGGCGGCCCCGTGACGATGGTCTCGTCCGTCGACCGCGTGCAGGGCTTCCGCAGCGCCCTGGCGGACGCCGGGCTCACACCCTTCGCCGAAGAGGCGGGCGACTACAGCGAAGAGAGCGGGGCGGATGCCGCGCGGCGCATCCTCGCGACCGGGCGTCCTGACGCGATCTTCGTGGCGAGCGATCTCATGGCTCGCGGCGCGCTCACGGCTCTGCGAAGCGCCGGCATCCGGGTGCCCGAAGACATCGCCATCGTCGGTTTCGACGACTCGTCCGTCGCTGTGAGCACGGATCCGCAGCTCACCACGATGCGACAGCCGATGTACGCGCAGGGCGAGGCGATGGCGGGTGTGCTGCTCTCGCGTCTTGCCGGTCGAGACCCCGCGCACCAGACGATCCTGCCGACCGAGCTCGTGGTGCGCGCATCGGCATAGGCTGTAGTCGAGCGCGGATGCGGACCCCACGCCCCTCGAAGAAGTCCGCACCCGTCGATGCCCGGTCACCCGAAACCGGAGTGAATGTCGTCAGGTGTTCTCAGCCCCCGCTTAGCCTGAACGGTCATTCAAGGACTAATATATAGGCTTGGCTTCGATTTTCGAAGTCGTCCGATTTCTGGGGAAGAGGACGCAGTGGCACGATCTGACGATCGCAACCAGCAGGTGCGCGAGCGAGCACGAGAGAACATTCTGCTCTCGGCCACCGAGGTCTTCGGTGAGAAGGGTGTCGCAGGCGCCAGCATCGCAGAGATCACGAGACGCGCCGGTGTCGCCCAGGGGCTCGCCAACTACCACTTCGGTGCCAAGGACCAGCTCGTCGGTGCGGTGATCGACCGATGGTTCGAAGCACTGTTCGACATCCCCACACGAGCGGGTTCGCCCGATGACATGCTCGCCGGCATCATCGACGGGGTGCTCAGGGCCACCGGGTTCGCTCTGCCACTGCAACGCGCCGTGCTGGCCATGCAGCAGCAACCCGACACCCATCGGATCTTCGCCGAGTCCGAGCAGCGGTTCGACGAGCAGGCGACGGCCTCGGAGGAGATCGTGCGCGGCATCTTCCGCGCGCGCGGCGCCGACGACCCCGCGCTCGAGGAGATCATGCTGCGCAGCAACCTCGAGGGCATCGTGATCAAGTACGCCGTCTACGGCGACTCGTTCCCTCTCGAAGATGCGCGACGGTGGATGTACCGTCTCTACGACCTCCGTGAGCCCGAGGAGCCGCTGCCGCTGGATCTTCCGCCGCGTGACGCCGACCTCAGGCTGCGAGCGATCCGCGCGGTACGCCCCTCCCACTGAGGCGTCACGCCGGGCCCGCGGTCACCCGAGCTGCATCCGCGCGAACGCACCGAGCACGACGCGCTCGGACTGCACCAGGTAGCGTTCGAGCTCGGTCGCGCCGGCCTGCGCGCCGCGCGTGAGGAAGGTGTCGAGAACGGCACGGTTCTTGCGCACGAACGGCTCGTGGAGCGACCGAGGGTCGTCGATCTTCAGGAACGCGAGTCTCAGCTCCGCGGCGAGGTCGCGATAGGTGCGCGCCAGGCGGGGGCTGTCGGCGAGCGACACCAGGGCGACGTGGAACGCCATGTTGGCGCTGCCGACCGCACGCCAGGTCTCGGTGTCGTCGAGGACTGCATCCGCGGCCGCAGCCTCTGCGGCGAGCACCGCCTCCTGCATCTGCTGGACCGCGGGGTGCTCGGGCTCGGAGTGCAGCAGCGCGGTGCACTCGATGATGCGTCGGGCGCGATAGATGTCGATGACGTCGGCGATCGACGGCGAGGCGACGGAGACTCCTCGGTGCGGCACGTGCTCGAGCAGACCCTGTTCGGAGAGGGTGCGGAACGCTTCGCGCAGCGTGTTGCGAGCGACGCCGAAGTGCTCGGCGATGGCCGATTCCGACAGTCGCGAACCGGGCGCGAAGGCTCCGTCGATGATCTGCTGTCGGAGCGCATCGGCGAGCATGCCCTGCTGGTTCATGCCTTCATCGTAGGCGCGGCCGGGGAGGGGTCGTTCGACCATCCGCATCCGACATCACGCGAATGCAACCCTTCCGTAGCACAGCGGAAACAAAGTTGTTGAACAATATTGCTCAATCCGTTCTACACTGGGTGACACTCGACACCCACCAACGACGATGGGAAATCCCCCGCAATGTCTGAGAACACCGCAGCCCCGCTCTCCGCCGAAGACGGAGTGCGCCTGTCCGCCGCCAAGAGGCGTGCGGGCCGCAGCGCCGTGATCGGTGCGATCTTCCTGATGGCCACCAGCGCCATCGGCCCCGGTTTCATCACGCAGACCGCCACCTTCACCGCGACGATGGGGGCGGCGTTCGCGTTCGCGATCCTCATCTCGATCGTCGTCGACATCGCCGTGCAGCTGAATGTGTGGCGCATGATCACCTCCTCCGGCATGCGCGCCGGGGAACTCGCCAACAGAGCCATCCCCTTCTCGGGGCATGTGATCGCCGTGCTCGTCGTCATCGGAGGCCTCGCGTTCAACATCGGCAACATCGCGGGTGGCGGCCTGGGCATGAACGCGCTGCTCGGCATCGACCCCAAGCTCGGCGGAGCGCTGACCGCCGCCCTCGCGATCATCATCTTCCTGATCAAGAAGGCCGGTCCGGTGATGGACATCGTGCTCGTCGTGCTCGGTGTCGGCATGATCGTGATGACCGTGATCGTCGCGGTGATCGCCCAGCCGCCCATCGGCGAGGCGCTGCGCCAGACGTTCGCGCCGGACGAGCTCAACTTCGCCACGATCACGACGATCGTCGGCGGAACGGTCGGCGGATACATCACCTACTCGGGTGCCCACCGCTACCTCGACTCGGGTCACACCGGTCCCGAGCAGGCGGGTCCGGTGATGCGTGCCGCCGCGAACGGCATCCTCGTCACCGGCATCATGCGCTACGTGCTGTTCCTCGCGATCCTCGGCGTGGTCGCCTCGGGCGTCTCGCTCGACCTGTCGAGCCAGGCTGCGAACCCGGCCGGACAGGCCTTCGGCGCCGTGCTCGGCGATGCCGGGCTGCGCCTCTTCGGTGCGATCTTCTGGGCTGCCGCGATCAGCTCGGTCATCGGCGCGGCGTACACGTCGGCGACCTTCCTCTCGACCTTCACGAAGAAGCTCCGGGGCGGCTGGGCGCTGCAGCTGGCGACGGTCGCCTTCATCGTCGTGTCGCTGATCGTCTACCTGTCGATCGGCACGGCGCCGGCCGCGATCCTCGTGTTCGTCGGCGGCTTCAACGGACTCATCCTCCCCATCGGCCTCACGGTCTTCATGTACATCGGCTGGTTCCGCCGTGACCTGCTCGGCTCGAAGAAGTACCCGATGTGGCTGCTCATCGCCGGTACGCTCGTGACGCTGCTGACCTGGTACATGGGGATCGTCTCGGTCGGCCCCATCTTCGCCTTCCTCGGAATCGGAGCGTGACCCCATGACGACGATCGACCTCAACTCCGACCTCGGCGAGAACGTCCCGGACCGCGTGGTCAGCGACGACGAGAGCATGCTGCGCCTGGTGACGAGCGCGAACGTGGCGTGCGGCTTCCACGCCGGCAGCCCCGAAGGCATCCGTTCGACGCTGGCGAGCGCCGTCGCCGGAGGAGTCGTGATCGGCGCGCACCCCGGCTACCGCGACTACGAGAACTTCGGCCGCACCAAGGTCGAGATCGACTCGGCCACGCTGCAGGCGCACGTCGAGTACCAGCTCGGAGCCCTGATCGGGCTTGCCGCAGCGGTCGGCGGCACGGTCGCCTACGTCAAGCCGCACGGAGCGCTGTACAACACCATCGCGCGTGACGAGCGGCAGTCGAAGGATGTGGTGGCGGCGATCCGCGCGATCGATCCGAGTCTCGTGCTTCTGGGCCTGGCCGGCGGCGTCGTGCTCGACGTCGCCGAGCGCGCGGGCCTGCAGATCGCGGCCGAGGCCTTCGCCGATCGGGCGTATCACCCCGACGGCCAGCTCGTCTCGCGTACCGAGCCCGGTTCTGTGCTGCACGATCCCGCTCTGGTCGCCCAGCGCATGGTGCGCCTCGCCGGCGAAGGAGTGATCAGGGCGATCGACGGCACCGACGTGCCCGTCAGCGCGCAGTCGATCTGCGTGCACGGCGACAGTCCCGGCTCGGTGGCGATGGCGGCAGAGACCAAGCGGATGCTGCAGGACGCCGGCATCACGATCGCGCCGTTCGCGGGAGTCTGACATGGCGGTTCTCGCCACTGCCGACCAGCTCGCCGACGCGCGTGCGGCGCGTGCCGCCATCCGTGCGGGGCACGCCGAGCCGACCAGCGGCGTCGCCGCCGGGCTGACGCAGGCGAACCTCATCTCGGTGCCGGCGGACTGGGCGTTCGAGACCCTGCTCTTCGCGCAGCGCAACCCCAAGCCGTGCCCCGTGCTCGAGGTGATCGAACGGGGCGAGGTCGAGTCGCGTCTGGCGCCGGGCAGCGACATCCGCACCGACATCGGCCGGTATCGCATCTGGCGCGACGGTGAACTGGTCGACGAGGTCGCCGACGCCACCGCGGCATGGGCGGAGCACTCCGACCTCGTCTCGTTCCTCATCGGGTGCAGCTTCACGTTCGAGTCCGGACTCGTGCAGGCGGGCATCCCGATCCGTCACCAGGAGCTCGGTCGCAACGTGCCGATGTACCGCACCGCGGTGCCGTGCACCCCGGCCGGGCGCCTCGGCGGCGAGATGGTCGTGTCGATGCGGCCTGTTCCGGCGGATCGAGTCGCGGATGCCGTGCAGATCTCCGGCCGGACCCCAGCCGTGCACGGCGCTCCGGTGCACATCGGGGATCCCGCATCGCTCGGCATCGTCGACCTGGCCCGCCCCGATTTCGGCGATGCCCCCGAGGTTCGGGAGGGTGAGATCCCGGTTTTCTGGGCGTGCGGCGTCACCCCGCAGGCTGCCATCATGGCCTCGAAGCCGCCTTTCGCCATCACCCACGCGCCCGGCTACATGTTCATCACCGACGTGCCCGATGCGGAGTACCTCGTCTGATGCGCATCCTCACGGCATCCGACCGCGCGCTTCTCGTCGAAGCGTCCGACCTCGACGAGGCGATGCGACTGAACCTCGCGTGGGAAGGCATGCATGGCGTGGTCGAGCGCATCCCCGGCGCGCGCACCGTGCTCGTGAGGTTCGATCCGCTCGTCGTCTCGGCGGGGGATCTCGCCCGCGCGCTGGCGGCGACCGAGGTCGACGGCGCCCATCTGCCGGCCACCGGTGAGGTCACGGTGCCTGTGCAGTACGACGGGGAAGACCTCGCCGAGGCGGCATCCCTGCTGGGCGTGTCTGCGGCGGAGCTCGTGAACCGCCACCTCGCGGCCGACTGGAAGGTCGCCTTCTCGGGCTTCGCCCCGGGCTTCGGATACGTGGTGAGCAGCGACCCGCTGTTCGACGTGCCCCGCCGCTCGTCGCCCCGCACGCGTGTGCCGGCCGGGTCCGTGGCCCTCGCCGGACAGTTCACCGGCGTGTATCCGCGTGAGAGTCCGGGCGGATGGCAGCTCATCGGACACACGGATGCCGCGATGTGGGACATCGACCGCGACCCTCCCGCGCTGCTGTCGCCCGGCACGACAGTGCGGTTCGCGCAGGGGCGGGCGCAGGTGGTGATGTCGGAGAACGCAGACGAACGCGCCGACGCGCGGCGAGTCACCGAGCGACACGCCGCTGCACGCGCGAAGGACCTGGGTTATCCGACATCCGGTGCGGTCGAGGTCGTGCGGGCATCGATGCAGCTGCTGGTGCAGGATGCCGGACGACCCGGGTTCGCGGCACTCGGCGTCTCGGCGTCCGGTGTCGCCGATCGCCGCGCCATGCGCGAGGCGAACCGCGCAGTGGGCAACGCCTCCGCAACTGCGGTGCTCGAGAGCGTCGGCGGCGCCGTGCTGCGCTTCCGGGGCGCCGGGGTCGCCGCTGTCACGGGAGCCGTCGGCGCGCTCGACCTGATCGATGCCACCGGTGTGCCGCGTCGCATCGCCCATGGCGCGCCCTTCGCCACCGTCGAGGGCGACGAGCTGACGCTCGCGCATCCGACCAGCGGGCTGCGCTACGTCATCGCGGTCCGTGGCGGAGTGGCCGTCGAACCGGCGCTCGACAGCCGGGCGAGCGACACCCTCGCCGGACTTGGGCCCGATCCGCTGGCGGCGGGCGATGTGCTCGGTGTCGGCGACTGCGCACGGCACCCCGTCGAGCCGGATGTCACACCGCGAGCGCTTCCGGCATCCGGTGACCTCGTCGACCTCGAGATCACCCTCGGCCCTCGTGACGACTGGTTCACCCCCGCAGCGCTCGCGACGCTCACCGGCCAGGACTGGACCGTGACCCCGCGATCCGACAGGGTCGGCATCCGGCTCGAAGGCGACGCGCCCCTCCAGCGATCCGTCAGCGGCGAGCTGCCCAGCGAAGGGGCGGTCACGGGGGCGATCCAGGTTCCGCCCGACGGTCAGCCCGTGCTGTTCCTCCCCGATCACCCGCTCACGGGCGGATATCCGATCATCGGCGCGCTCACCGACCGCAGCCTCGATCTGGCCGGGCAGCTGCCGCCCGGCGTGCGCATCCGTTTCATCGTCAAGGAGACCTCATGACCAAGGTGCTGATCGCGAATCGCGGAGAGATCGCCGTGCGCGTCATCCGCGCGTGCGCCGAAGCCGGGTACACCTCGATCGCGGTGTACGCCGATCAGGATGCCGATGCGCTGCACGTGCGGCTCGCCGACGAGGCCCTGGGTCTGGGGGGAGACACCGCTGCGACGACGTATCTCTCGATCGAGGCGCTGGTGGGCGCGGCTCGCACGAGCGGCGCGGATGCTGTGCACCCGGGGTACGGCTTCCTCTCGGAGAGCGCCGAGTTCGCGCGCGCTGTGGAAGGTGCGGGGCTCATCTGGATCGGCCCGTCGCCCGAGAGCATCGACGCGCTCGGCGACAAGATGACCGCGCGCCGGATCGCGCAGCGCGTCGGGGCGCCCCTGGCCGCCGGCACCGACCAGCCTCTCGCCGGCCCCGAAGAGGCCGTGGCCTTCGCCGAGGAGCACGGGCTTCCGATCGCGATCAAGGCGGCGTTCGGCGGAGGCGGCCGAGGTCTGAAGGTGGTGCGTGAGCTGTCGGAGGTCGCGGATGCCTTCGAGGCGGCGACGCGCGAGGCCATCGCCGCCTTCGGGCGAGGCGAGTGCTTCGTCGAGCGGTTCCTCGAGAGCCCTCGCCACATCGAGGTGCAGGTGCTCGGTGACGGACAGGGCGGCGTCGTGGTCGTCGGTGATCGCGACTGCTCGATGCAGCGCCGCAACCAGAAGCTCATCGAAGAGGCGCCCGCGCCGGGGCTGACGAGCGATCAGCGTGCGCGGTTCCACGACGCGGCCAGGGCGATCTGTGCCGAGGTGCGGTACCGCGGGGCAGGAACCGTGGAGTTCCTGCTCGCGGCCGACGGCACGATCTCGTTCCTCGAGGTGAACACCAGACTTCAGGTCGAGCATCCGGTCACCGAGGAGGTCACGGGCACTGATCTCGTGCGTGAGCAGTTCCGCATCGCGTTCGGCGAGGGGATATCGTTCACCGAGACCCCGGCGCCGACCGGGCACGCCTTCGAGTTCCGGATCAACGCCGAAGATCCGGGCCGCGGTTTCCTGCCCAGCCCCGGTCGTGTCGAGTCGCTGAGGATCCCCGGCGGACCCGGCGTGCGCTGGGACAGCGGCATCGAGGCGGGCGACGTCGTGCAGCCGGCCTTCGACTCGATGATCGCGAAGCTCGTCGTGCATGCCGACAGCCGCGACGCGGCAATCGTACGAGCGCGTCGAGCGCTGCGCGAACTCGTCGTCGAGGGGCCGGCCACAGTCATCCCGTTCGATCTGCTCGCGCTCGACGACGCGGCGTTCGCCACCGAGACCTTCGCGGTGCACAC
This window contains:
- a CDS encoding carbohydrate ABC transporter permease, which encodes MTATQALSVPEKIRRRRGAVGNAGIGSRPGFLTYGLLAAFIIGSVYPLWWSVVVASGTNATRGETLPLIPGGNFFANAAKVFDAIPFWLALGNSFLISAIITVSVVTFSTLAGYAFAKLRFKGRDGLMIFVIATMAIPTQLGIIPLFMLMRELGWTGSIGAVIVPTLVTAFGVFFMRQYLVDVIPDELIEAARMDGANQFRTFLTVGIPAARPAMAILGLFTFMTAWTDYLWPLIVLSPQNPTLQTALSQLQSGYYIDYSIVLAGAVLATLPLLVLFVVAGRQLVSGIMAGAVKG
- a CDS encoding NRAMP family divalent metal transporter; amino-acid sequence: MSENTAAPLSAEDGVRLSAAKRRAGRSAVIGAIFLMATSAIGPGFITQTATFTATMGAAFAFAILISIVVDIAVQLNVWRMITSSGMRAGELANRAIPFSGHVIAVLVVIGGLAFNIGNIAGGGLGMNALLGIDPKLGGALTAALAIIIFLIKKAGPVMDIVLVVLGVGMIVMTVIVAVIAQPPIGEALRQTFAPDELNFATITTIVGGTVGGYITYSGAHRYLDSGHTGPEQAGPVMRAAANGILVTGIMRYVLFLAILGVVASGVSLDLSSQAANPAGQAFGAVLGDAGLRLFGAIFWAAAISSVIGAAYTSATFLSTFTKKLRGGWALQLATVAFIVVSLIVYLSIGTAPAAILVFVGGFNGLILPIGLTVFMYIGWFRRDLLGSKKYPMWLLIAGTLVTLLTWYMGIVSVGPIFAFLGIGA
- a CDS encoding GntR family transcriptional regulator; the protein is MNQQGMLADALRQQIIDGAFAPGSRLSESAIAEHFGVARNTLREAFRTLSEQGLLEHVPHRGVSVASPSIADVIDIYRARRIIECTALLHSEPEHPAVQQMQEAVLAAEAAAADAVLDDTETWRAVGSANMAFHVALVSLADSPRLARTYRDLAAELRLAFLKIDDPRSLHEPFVRKNRAVLDTFLTRGAQAGATELERYLVQSERVVLGAFARMQLG
- a CDS encoding putative hydro-lyase: MAVLATADQLADARAARAAIRAGHAEPTSGVAAGLTQANLISVPADWAFETLLFAQRNPKPCPVLEVIERGEVESRLAPGSDIRTDIGRYRIWRDGELVDEVADATAAWAEHSDLVSFLIGCSFTFESGLVQAGIPIRHQELGRNVPMYRTAVPCTPAGRLGGEMVVSMRPVPADRVADAVQISGRTPAVHGAPVHIGDPASLGIVDLARPDFGDAPEVREGEIPVFWACGVTPQAAIMASKPPFAITHAPGYMFITDVPDAEYLV
- a CDS encoding family 1 glycosylhydrolase, yielding MTRAFPENFLFGAATAAYQIEGAAFEDGRTASIWDAFSREPGAVIGGDNGDVACDHYHRYPQDVALMKELGLQTYRFSTSWSRVRPDGGAVNAKGVDFYERLVDELLANDILPWLTLYHWDMPQALQGTGGWTNRDTVGRFLEYAGTMHDALGDRVNVWTTLNEPWCSSFLSYTGGEHAPGHTSVAEGLLSAHHLLLAHGETVRELRGRDADLNLGITLNHTVADPADPTNPADIDAARRIDGQFNRWFLDPIYRGVYPDDIIRDIRAVDADAVARFTEAVHDGDLDVISQRIDTQGVNYYHGDFISGTAPSADRTPVSGGPATDRPGRSPYPSSDGIHSVERGLPRTAQNWEVQPEGLTRLLQRVWTEYAEPAGTVLYMTENGAAYDDVAVVEDGETRVHDADRTEFLRLHLAAVLDAADAGVDVRGYFYWSMFDNFEWAWGYDKRFGIVRVDYDTQERSLKDSGREYARIIAARSL
- a CDS encoding urea amidolyase family protein, giving the protein MRILTASDRALLVEASDLDEAMRLNLAWEGMHGVVERIPGARTVLVRFDPLVVSAGDLARALAATEVDGAHLPATGEVTVPVQYDGEDLAEAASLLGVSAAELVNRHLAADWKVAFSGFAPGFGYVVSSDPLFDVPRRSSPRTRVPAGSVALAGQFTGVYPRESPGGWQLIGHTDAAMWDIDRDPPALLSPGTTVRFAQGRAQVVMSENADERADARRVTERHAAARAKDLGYPTSGAVEVVRASMQLLVQDAGRPGFAALGVSASGVADRRAMREANRAVGNASATAVLESVGGAVLRFRGAGVAAVTGAVGALDLIDATGVPRRIAHGAPFATVEGDELTLAHPTSGLRYVIAVRGGVAVEPALDSRASDTLAGLGPDPLAAGDVLGVGDCARHPVEPDVTPRALPASGDLVDLEITLGPRDDWFTPAALATLTGQDWTVTPRSDRVGIRLEGDAPLQRSVSGELPSEGAVTGAIQVPPDGQPVLFLPDHPLTGGYPIIGALTDRSLDLAGQLPPGVRIRFIVKETS
- a CDS encoding sugar ABC transporter permease — translated: MTLTHERSETASTSSHDAKSPKTDAAGRRPWRHRLSRFDQNASPYFYISPFFLLFGLVGLFPLLYTVWVAVHEWDLLKGQGEFIGAGNFVEILGDPMFWNSIFNTLSIFLLSAIPQLAVALVIAYLLDRGLRAPTFWRMSVLIPFVVTPVAVAIIFSSIFNEADGLANNLLNLIGIADQEWKHDTALSHIAIAVMVNFRWTGYNALILLAAMQAVPRDLYESAALDGAGAARRFFSITIPTIRPTLIFVIITATIGGLQIFAEPRLFDVSTAGGIGGSDRQFQTTVLFLWELAFFRRDLGEASAVAILLFLLIVGIGVINFLISRRISTGDAPKNRAARRRARTAGARTAGDPVATAAAGTTIATTTEENAR
- a CDS encoding TetR/AcrR family transcriptional regulator, producing the protein MARSDDRNQQVRERARENILLSATEVFGEKGVAGASIAEITRRAGVAQGLANYHFGAKDQLVGAVIDRWFEALFDIPTRAGSPDDMLAGIIDGVLRATGFALPLQRAVLAMQQQPDTHRIFAESEQRFDEQATASEEIVRGIFRARGADDPALEEIMLRSNLEGIVIKYAVYGDSFPLEDARRWMYRLYDLREPEEPLPLDLPPRDADLRLRAIRAVRPSH
- a CDS encoding LacI family DNA-binding transcriptional regulator, which codes for MSSRATIEEVASAAGVSRSTVSRVVNGSTAVSPEALVAVQRAIEDLSYVPNRAARSLASKQTHAIALIVPEDTTRFFGDPFFAEIVAGITGALRRSDYLLNLLIASDDPGDKMTSFVRNGGVDGALIVSHHTSDAFIDRVADAVPVVWGGRPTRFRDGDYVVDVDNVAGARTATTHLIERGRRRIATIGGPVTMVSSVDRVQGFRSALADAGLTPFAEEAGDYSEESGADAARRILATGRPDAIFVASDLMARGALTALRSAGIRVPEDIAIVGFDDSSVAVSTDPQLTTMRQPMYAQGEAMAGVLLSRLAGRDPAHQTILPTELVVRASA
- a CDS encoding 5-oxoprolinase subunit PxpA — protein: MTTIDLNSDLGENVPDRVVSDDESMLRLVTSANVACGFHAGSPEGIRSTLASAVAGGVVIGAHPGYRDYENFGRTKVEIDSATLQAHVEYQLGALIGLAAAVGGTVAYVKPHGALYNTIARDERQSKDVVAAIRAIDPSLVLLGLAGGVVLDVAERAGLQIAAEAFADRAYHPDGQLVSRTEPGSVLHDPALVAQRMVRLAGEGVIRAIDGTDVPVSAQSICVHGDSPGSVAMAAETKRMLQDAGITIAPFAGV